The proteins below come from a single Afipia felis ATCC 53690 genomic window:
- a CDS encoding UbiD family decarboxylase — MLRRDQPLFKSLRSFLSYLEKKDQLVRIREPVSVVHEMTEIHRRVLQNNGPALLFETPIKADGAATEIPVLVNLFGTRERVAWGLGVDPENLPNLGQALAELSEPEPPRSLADAMAKLPLARGIMAMRPRHVEAAPIHDIVWRDDSVDLSRLPIQICWPREPAPLVTWPMVITRPPDDETDANINVGIYRMQVLDRNRLILRWLAHRGGARHHHLWKSRGLDMPVAIAIGADPAAMLTAALPLPETLSEFRFAGLLRGARLPLARCISVPLMVPAEAEIVIEGTVSPDETAPEGPFGDHTGYYNAVENFPVMRVSAITMRWKPIYISTFTGRPPDEPSRIGEVFNELLVPLLRKKIPEIVDLWLPPEACSYRIAIASISKRYPGQARRVMLALWSMLPQLTYTKFLILVDPDINVRNWSDVMWAVATRSDPSRDLVTLTDTPIDYLDFASPKPGLGGKVGIDATTKMPPETDREWGRALDIDEAVVARVNELWQRLGLN; from the coding sequence CTGTTGCGCCGAGACCAGCCACTTTTCAAAAGCCTGCGCAGCTTTCTCTCCTACCTTGAGAAAAAAGACCAACTTGTCCGCATCCGCGAGCCGGTCTCGGTTGTCCATGAAATGACCGAGATTCACAGACGCGTTCTTCAGAATAATGGCCCGGCGCTGCTGTTTGAAACGCCTATCAAAGCCGACGGTGCGGCCACAGAGATACCTGTCCTCGTAAATCTGTTCGGTACGCGGGAGCGCGTTGCCTGGGGACTCGGTGTCGATCCTGAGAATTTGCCGAACCTCGGTCAGGCGCTCGCAGAATTGAGCGAGCCAGAGCCTCCGCGCAGCCTCGCAGACGCAATGGCTAAACTGCCGCTTGCTCGCGGAATCATGGCAATGCGCCCCAGGCATGTCGAAGCCGCACCCATACACGACATCGTATGGCGGGACGATTCAGTCGACCTCAGCCGGCTGCCGATCCAGATCTGCTGGCCACGCGAACCGGCTCCGCTCGTCACATGGCCGATGGTCATCACCAGACCGCCCGATGATGAGACGGACGCCAACATCAATGTCGGCATCTACAGAATGCAGGTGCTTGACCGCAATCGTCTGATCCTGCGCTGGCTTGCTCATCGCGGCGGCGCCCGGCATCATCATCTGTGGAAGTCACGCGGTCTCGACATGCCGGTCGCGATCGCCATCGGTGCCGATCCGGCTGCCATGCTTACGGCGGCGCTTCCGCTGCCGGAAACGCTCTCGGAATTTCGTTTTGCGGGTCTCCTGCGTGGAGCGCGCCTGCCGCTCGCGCGCTGCATCAGCGTTCCGCTGATGGTTCCTGCGGAGGCCGAGATCGTCATCGAAGGCACCGTCTCTCCCGACGAAACGGCTCCCGAAGGACCGTTCGGCGACCACACCGGCTATTATAATGCCGTCGAGAATTTCCCGGTGATGCGCGTGTCCGCCATCACCATGCGATGGAAGCCAATCTATATTTCGACGTTCACTGGACGTCCGCCGGACGAGCCATCCCGGATCGGCGAAGTCTTTAACGAGCTCCTTGTCCCGCTGCTCAGGAAGAAGATTCCGGAGATCGTGGACCTGTGGCTTCCTCCCGAAGCATGCTCGTACCGGATCGCCATTGCATCCATCTCAAAGCGCTATCCGGGGCAGGCGCGTCGGGTCATGCTCGCATTGTGGTCGATGCTGCCACAGCTCACTTACACAAAATTTCTGATCCTCGTCGATCCGGACATCAATGTCCGCAACTGGTCCGATGTGATGTGGGCGGTTGCCACGCGCTCCGATCCCTCGCGCGACCTCGTCACGCTGACTGATACGCCGATCGATTATCTCGACTTCGCATCGCCCAAGCCTGGCCTCGGCGGCAAGGTCGGCATCGATGCAACCACGAAAATGCCTCCCGAAACGGACCGCGAATGGGGACGGGCCCTCGACATAGATGAAGCCGTCGTCGCCCGCGTGAACGAGCTTTGGCAGCGTCTCGGCCTTAACTGA
- the ubiV gene encoding ubiquinone anaerobic biosynthesis protein UbiV, which translates to MQLTLGPVLYNWQAEQWRDFYFRIAEEAPVDVVIVGEIVCSKRTPFFTEHMPAVIERLAACGKQVVLGSLILVSLQRERRQMADLAANTDFMVEANDVTCLGSIGDRPHAIGPFVNVYNEETAAYFAGRGAKRICLPPELPMESIRTIAAALPGVTTEIFAFGRVPLAISARCYHARLHKLSKDNCRFVCEKDPDGLPVATLDGEPFLAMNGVQTMSHACVNLLGDVDDLDMARVGALRLSPQRCDMVAVARIFRDVLDGCRTYEDGMSELLRIYPDVPFANGFVHGRPGAVLCPPVAGRGHNAEDRTLLF; encoded by the coding sequence ATGCAGTTGACCCTCGGGCCTGTGCTCTACAACTGGCAAGCTGAGCAATGGCGGGATTTCTATTTCCGCATTGCCGAAGAGGCCCCGGTGGATGTGGTCATCGTCGGCGAAATTGTCTGTTCGAAACGTACGCCATTTTTCACAGAGCATATGCCTGCGGTGATCGAGCGGCTGGCAGCCTGCGGGAAGCAGGTTGTGCTCGGGTCCCTCATTCTTGTGTCGCTGCAACGGGAACGCCGGCAGATGGCGGACCTTGCTGCAAATACGGATTTCATGGTGGAGGCAAACGATGTCACTTGCCTTGGGTCGATTGGGGATCGTCCTCATGCGATCGGGCCGTTCGTGAACGTCTACAACGAGGAGACTGCGGCTTACTTCGCGGGACGAGGAGCTAAACGGATTTGCTTGCCGCCGGAATTGCCGATGGAATCGATTCGGACCATTGCAGCCGCTTTGCCTGGCGTGACGACGGAGATATTTGCCTTCGGCCGCGTGCCGCTTGCAATTTCCGCGCGCTGTTATCATGCCCGCCTTCACAAACTCTCCAAGGATAATTGCCGGTTCGTCTGTGAGAAAGATCCGGACGGGCTGCCCGTGGCAACGCTCGACGGCGAACCGTTCCTTGCCATGAACGGTGTTCAGACGATGTCCCATGCTTGCGTGAATTTGCTGGGAGATGTTGACGATCTCGATATGGCCAGGGTCGGCGCGCTTCGTCTGTCGCCGCAGCGATGCGACATGGTTGCCGTAGCCCGGATTTTTAGGGATGTGCTCGACGGGTGCCGGACCTACGAAGACGGTATGAGCGAACTCTTGCGCATCTATCCGGATGTGCCGTTCGCAAATGGATTTGTGCACGGACGGCCGGGGGCGGTGCTGTGTCCGCCAGTTGCGGGTAGAGGGCACAACGCAGAAGACAGGACATTATTATTTTAA
- a CDS encoding cyclic nucleotide-binding domain-containing protein codes for MRHQDIEQLKELSLFSGMRPENLERLLDAALLQKFPAGVVLTHEGTQADFLHVLIDGLAEIYTEQDGGECGISLVHPVSTFIPAAIVSEQPYLSSVRTLVESRVLLIPAKRIREVFDQDVAFARMIATELALAYRGSVKKLKGYMARSSVERLANWILTEAQKNTPQKNVVVPFDRSTLASHIGTTRENLSRSLACLTEHGVRIRGREIVIDDKEQLILFARPQRLIDDPTS; via the coding sequence TTGCGCCATCAAGATATCGAACAGCTGAAAGAGCTATCGCTGTTTTCCGGAATGCGTCCGGAGAACCTGGAGCGATTGCTGGATGCTGCTTTGCTGCAGAAGTTTCCAGCCGGGGTCGTTTTGACACATGAAGGTACCCAGGCTGACTTCCTGCATGTGCTGATCGATGGCCTCGCCGAAATCTATACCGAACAGGATGGCGGCGAATGTGGAATCTCATTAGTCCACCCGGTCTCCACGTTCATTCCCGCAGCCATTGTCAGCGAACAGCCCTATTTGAGTTCGGTAAGAACGCTGGTCGAATCGCGCGTTTTGCTGATTCCGGCGAAGCGCATCCGCGAGGTTTTCGATCAGGATGTCGCCTTCGCCCGCATGATCGCTACCGAACTTGCACTCGCCTACCGCGGCTCCGTCAAGAAGCTCAAAGGATATATGGCAAGGTCCAGCGTCGAGCGGCTGGCCAATTGGATCCTGACTGAAGCCCAAAAAAATACTCCGCAGAAAAACGTCGTCGTCCCCTTCGACCGCAGCACGCTGGCATCGCATATCGGCACCACGCGGGAAAATCTGTCGCGAAGCCTTGCCTGTCTGACGGAACACGGCGTGCGAATTAGAGGGCGTGAAATCGTCATCGACGATAAAGAACAACTCATTCTCTTCGCGCGCCCTCAACGGCTCATCGACGATCCAACATCATGA
- a CDS encoding molybdopterin molybdotransferase MoeA, with the protein MEHPYESPEISAAPQRRSDPHESLTQPADRKNDRLIPVDLAIQKGMRLRLPIEVETVDLQDASGRVLAQPLTAPTPLPRFDHSAMDGYAVNVDDLNGFLPVRLTVIGRVAASRTEKEIAVQAGTAIRILTGAPIPPGANTVIAQEEIKREGDTIVISRLPQRGENIRLRGEDVQAGATLITRGSLMDPRAMGVTASAGLAKIEVFRKLRVAIFSTGSELRQPGETIALGEIYNSNRYILRGLLDKAWISVVDLGSCHDDPKALSARMRDAIANADVVITTGGVSVGDEDHMADVVRQCEGAIVVSGVAIKPGKPLTLGRVGQAAYIGLPGNPGAVFTTFCAVVEGLLGTWAGLRQPIEPASPAIANFVWPSHPGRSTYLPAILTGYSANGAPIVDLLPKANSGKLALLSRAEGFVVIGPHRADIKRGDAVEWFPLTKH; encoded by the coding sequence ATGGAGCATCCTTACGAATCGCCGGAGATTTCGGCCGCTCCACAGCGCCGCTCTGACCCGCACGAAAGCCTTACTCAGCCGGCCGATCGAAAGAACGACAGGTTGATTCCGGTGGATCTCGCGATCCAGAAAGGAATGAGGCTGAGGCTTCCGATAGAGGTGGAAACCGTGGATTTGCAGGACGCCTCCGGACGGGTTCTTGCGCAACCTCTCACGGCCCCGACGCCGCTGCCCCGTTTCGATCACAGCGCGATGGATGGCTATGCAGTCAACGTCGACGATCTCAATGGCTTTCTGCCAGTCCGACTGACTGTCATCGGACGGGTCGCCGCCAGCCGAACGGAAAAAGAAATTGCCGTGCAGGCTGGCACTGCGATCCGGATTCTAACCGGAGCACCAATTCCGCCCGGGGCGAACACTGTTATCGCTCAGGAGGAGATCAAGCGTGAGGGTGATACAATCGTCATCTCTCGGCTTCCGCAGCGCGGTGAAAATATCAGGCTTCGCGGCGAGGACGTTCAAGCTGGCGCTACATTGATAACTCGCGGCAGCCTGATGGACCCGCGCGCAATGGGCGTCACTGCATCAGCTGGACTAGCAAAGATCGAGGTGTTCAGGAAACTCCGCGTCGCCATCTTTTCGACGGGGTCAGAATTGCGCCAGCCCGGTGAAACCATCGCGTTGGGCGAAATCTATAATTCCAATCGCTACATTCTGCGCGGCCTGTTGGATAAAGCCTGGATCAGCGTTGTCGACCTTGGGTCCTGCCATGACGACCCGAAAGCCTTGTCCGCCCGCATGCGTGATGCAATTGCGAATGCCGACGTGGTGATTACCACGGGCGGCGTTTCTGTCGGTGACGAAGACCATATGGCTGACGTTGTTCGCCAGTGCGAAGGGGCTATCGTAGTCTCCGGCGTTGCGATCAAACCAGGAAAACCACTCACGCTCGGCCGGGTCGGCCAAGCCGCTTATATCGGCCTCCCGGGCAATCCCGGCGCGGTCTTCACCACGTTTTGTGCCGTGGTTGAGGGACTGTTGGGAACGTGGGCCGGCCTGAGGCAGCCGATAGAACCTGCATCTCCTGCGATCGCGAATTTTGTCTGGCCATCGCATCCTGGCCGGTCAACCTATCTGCCCGCCATTCTCACCGGCTACAGTGCCAATGGAGCCCCAATCGTGGATTTGCTGCCAAAAGCCAATTCCGGAAAACTCGCTCTTCTGAGCAGGGCCGAAGGATTTGTCGTGATCGGTCCTCATCGCGCAGACATCAAGCGCGGCGATGCCGTCGAATGGTTTCCCCTCACAAAACACTGA
- the ubiU gene encoding ubiquinone anaerobic biosynthesis protein UbiU, protein MELICPAGTPAALRAAVDAGADAVYCGFRDETNARNFPGLNFSHEELTAGIAYAHRHGVKVLIAINTFARAGAVDVWKRAVDAAAEAGADALIVADIGVLDYAVLHHPGQRLHLSVQAAAANPDAIEFYVEEFGVRRVVLPRVLSVPEIAAITKEISCETEVFVFGGLCVMEEGRCSLSSYATGESPNMNGVCSPASHVHYRELDGHLISRLGAFTVNRFSAGESAGYPTLCKGRFQTEHGVGYLFEDPVSLDATAMLPELQRAGVTALKIEGRQRGRAYIERVVRSFRQTLTGLKEDIAAPANDLVALTEGQSTTAGAYRKSWR, encoded by the coding sequence ATGGAATTGATCTGCCCTGCCGGGACGCCTGCTGCACTCAGGGCTGCTGTCGACGCGGGAGCAGATGCAGTGTATTGCGGGTTTCGCGACGAAACCAACGCGCGCAACTTCCCCGGCCTGAATTTTAGCCACGAAGAGTTGACGGCTGGAATTGCCTATGCCCATCGACACGGCGTCAAGGTTCTCATTGCGATCAATACATTCGCGCGGGCGGGTGCGGTGGATGTGTGGAAACGAGCGGTGGATGCTGCTGCGGAGGCTGGTGCGGATGCGCTGATCGTTGCCGATATCGGAGTTCTTGATTACGCGGTCCTGCACCACCCCGGTCAGCGCCTGCATCTGTCGGTCCAGGCGGCTGCTGCCAATCCGGATGCGATCGAGTTTTACGTGGAAGAGTTTGGGGTCCGCCGGGTTGTTCTGCCCCGGGTGCTGAGTGTGCCTGAGATCGCGGCAATCACGAAGGAGATCAGTTGCGAGACGGAAGTCTTCGTCTTTGGCGGCCTTTGCGTCATGGAGGAGGGGCGCTGTTCGCTCTCCTCCTACGCCACGGGAGAATCTCCGAACATGAACGGCGTCTGCTCGCCCGCAAGCCATGTTCATTATCGCGAGCTGGATGGGCATCTCATTTCGCGGCTTGGTGCCTTCACGGTCAACAGATTCTCCGCTGGAGAGTCCGCGGGATATCCGACCCTCTGCAAGGGCCGCTTCCAGACGGAGCACGGTGTTGGCTACCTTTTCGAGGATCCAGTGAGTCTTGATGCAACCGCCATGTTGCCGGAATTGCAAAGGGCTGGCGTAACGGCGCTCAAAATCGAGGGGCGCCAACGTGGACGTGCTTATATCGAGCGCGTGGTCCGCAGCTTTCGCCAGACCCTTACCGGACTGAAAGAGGATATTGCCGCTCCAGCCAACGATCTTGTCGCTCTCACCGAGGGCCAGTCGACAACGGCCGGAGCCTATCGCAAGAGCTGGCGATGA
- the hemN gene encoding oxygen-independent coproporphyrinogen III oxidase, translating to MRPDLNSRYGEERLPRYTSYPTAPHFSDSITRHTYGRWLAEIPHGKTISLYLHIPFCQSMCWYCGCNTTIVRRNEPVAEYLAALRQEIDMVASHIGQTPKVGSVHFGGGTPTIMTPAQFSGLVDFLRQKFSFLSGAEIAIEIDPRRLTREMSLELSASGITRASLGVQSFDPAVQLAINRIQSFEDTAAVTDGLRAAGIRSINFDLIYGLPLQTVASCFDTAQKCLQLRPNRLSVFGYAHVPTFKKHQRKIDEAALPDGTKRYLQANMIAYCLTNAGYRQIGLDHFALPNDSLATAQAEGHLHRNFQGYTTDSSDILIGFGASAIGRLNQGYVQNEVAPRAYCAQIREGNLAIRKGYTLTADDRLRAEIIERIMCDFRVDLKQVCTKYGTMPETVLHSERLHMLIDDGVACLEGPVLSVKDDARHLVRSVASAFDAHLGPSGPVYSRAV from the coding sequence ATGCGACCCGACCTGAATAGCCGGTATGGCGAGGAGCGCCTGCCGCGTTATACGAGCTATCCAACCGCACCGCATTTCTCCGATTCGATCACCCGGCACACTTACGGCCGCTGGCTGGCAGAAATTCCTCACGGGAAAACGATATCGCTCTATCTGCATATCCCGTTCTGCCAATCCATGTGCTGGTATTGCGGTTGCAACACCACCATCGTTCGGCGCAATGAGCCCGTCGCCGAATATCTCGCAGCGCTGCGGCAAGAAATCGATATGGTGGCGAGCCATATCGGACAGACACCGAAGGTCGGTTCAGTCCATTTCGGCGGCGGAACACCGACGATCATGACGCCGGCTCAATTCTCAGGACTCGTTGATTTTCTGAGACAGAAGTTCAGTTTTCTGTCCGGCGCCGAAATCGCCATCGAGATCGACCCGCGCAGGCTCACCCGCGAAATGTCACTCGAACTCAGCGCGAGCGGCATCACGCGGGCCAGCCTCGGTGTTCAGAGTTTCGACCCCGCAGTACAGCTAGCCATCAACCGCATTCAGAGCTTCGAAGACACCGCCGCAGTGACCGATGGATTGCGAGCAGCCGGCATCCGCAGCATCAATTTCGATCTGATATATGGCTTACCCCTTCAAACAGTCGCATCGTGCTTCGATACCGCCCAAAAATGCCTGCAGCTCCGTCCCAATCGTCTTTCCGTCTTCGGTTATGCTCACGTCCCGACGTTCAAGAAGCATCAGCGCAAGATAGACGAAGCCGCACTTCCGGACGGAACGAAGCGCTACCTTCAGGCGAACATGATTGCCTATTGCTTGACCAACGCGGGCTATCGACAGATTGGCCTTGACCATTTTGCCCTTCCGAACGACAGCCTTGCAACGGCACAGGCGGAGGGGCATCTCCATCGAAACTTTCAGGGCTACACGACCGACAGCAGCGATATCCTGATTGGCTTTGGCGCAAGCGCCATCGGACGATTGAATCAAGGTTACGTCCAGAACGAGGTTGCACCGCGGGCCTATTGTGCGCAAATCCGTGAAGGCAACCTGGCTATCCGGAAAGGTTATACGCTGACCGCCGACGATCGCCTGCGCGCAGAGATCATTGAGCGGATCATGTGCGATTTTCGTGTCGATCTGAAACAGGTTTGCACAAAATACGGCACGATGCCGGAGACTGTGCTTCACTCAGAGCGCCTGCACATGTTGATCGACGACGGTGTCGCTTGCCTCGAGGGACCGGTGCTTTCGGTCAAGGATGACGCACGGCATCTCGTGCGCAGCGTCGCTTCTGCCTTCGACGCTCATCTCGGGCCGTCCGGCCCGGTCTATAGCCGGGCAGTCTGA
- the ubiT gene encoding ubiquinone anaerobic biosynthesis accessory factor UbiT: MPASGPFISRVPPVLAFVGQYLPLLPLQPLLGSCLHGVQKRHPQIFDRLGSHATKRFGLDPTDLPFVFVLEPARVNPKIVALRSLPQQIDVRITGTIATLIGLVDGSCDGDALFFSRNIQVEGDMEAAIALRNAIDEAGIDLVAESVAWLGPLSPVAAQLLQGIIGRPPGRQRNGLERESRSWN; the protein is encoded by the coding sequence ATGCCGGCGTCTGGTCCGTTCATTTCGAGAGTGCCGCCGGTGCTGGCCTTTGTCGGGCAATACCTGCCGCTTTTGCCGTTGCAGCCGCTGCTTGGCTCATGCCTCCACGGTGTTCAGAAGCGTCATCCGCAGATCTTTGACCGCCTGGGCTCGCACGCTACGAAACGATTTGGGCTTGATCCGACGGACTTGCCTTTTGTCTTCGTGCTCGAGCCCGCGCGCGTGAATCCGAAAATCGTCGCGCTCAGGTCCTTGCCGCAACAGATCGATGTCAGGATTACGGGGACCATCGCAACGCTGATCGGCCTCGTCGATGGCTCCTGCGATGGCGACGCACTGTTTTTTTCCCGGAATATTCAGGTCGAGGGCGACATGGAGGCGGCAATCGCATTGCGTAATGCAATTGACGAAGCCGGGATCGACCTCGTCGCGGAATCCGTCGCATGGCTGGGGCCGTTGTCGCCTGTTGCCGCGCAGCTTCTGCAAGGAATCATCGGCAGGCCGCCCGGTCGGCAACGGAACGGCCTGGAGCGCGAGAGCCGATCATGGAATTGA
- a CDS encoding nitrate/nitrite transporter, with amino-acid sequence MGGPSQGSATRGRALWLSTISFTICFAVWTIFSIIGISIKQKLGLNETEFGLLVGLPILSGSLIRLVLGAWTDQYGGRRVNTIVMLAAAVATYFLTWAHTYPQFLIAAFFVGIAGGSFAVGVAYVSRFYPAGKQGTALGIFGAGNVGSAVTKLLAPFVMVAFGWQAVAQVWAVVLAVMAVIFWIFAEEDPVMRERRARGEKPKSMWLEFAPLKNIQVWRFSLYYFFVFGAFVALALWLPQYLINVYGVDLKAAGMIAAMFSIPASIFRAYGGHLADRYGARRVMYWSLLVGVACTFILSYPPTDYVVRTVTGSMGFHLEMGVVPFTVTVFVLGFFMALGKAAVFRHIPVYYPNNVGVVGGLVGMIGGLGGFVLPIAFGALNDLTGLWTSCFMLLFLIVTVSLLWMHLAVRQMERGLAGEALRKLPQFPEMEEIHKPEHIGALAGVVLTDWRPEDREFWETKGRAIARRNLWISIPALLLSFAIWQVWSVVVAKLPSVGFKFTTAELFWLAALPGISGAVLRVFYSFMVPIFGGRLWTTLATWSLMIPAVGIGYAVQNPSTPYVVFLALALLCGFGGGNFASSMANISFFFPRAEKGNALALNAGLGNLGVSVVQFVVPLVITVGVLGWFGGDPVMVADGPRQVPMWLQNAGFVWVPFIAASAFAAWFGMNDIASAKASFSDQAVIFQRKHNWVMCWLYTGTFGSFIGYSAGFPLLAKVLFPNINVLPFVFLGPLVGALSRSATGWIADKWGGGRVTLWVFVTMMAGVLGILYFTGIREQPGAFWGFFAMFLLMFFATGVGNASTFQMIPNIMRKEMDRLMPEADAVARARQTEKESAAITGFTSAIAAFGAFFIPKSFGTSIDMTGGVEAALWGFFIFYVTCVAITWAVYTRKGGLLHDIERRGATAVAQPAQ; translated from the coding sequence GTGGGTGGACCCAGTCAAGGTAGCGCAACGCGAGGGCGGGCGCTTTGGCTTTCAACGATCTCGTTCACGATCTGCTTTGCGGTCTGGACGATCTTTTCCATCATCGGCATCAGCATCAAGCAGAAGCTCGGTCTCAACGAGACTGAGTTCGGCCTGTTGGTTGGCTTGCCGATCCTGAGCGGATCGCTTATTCGCCTCGTCCTCGGAGCGTGGACCGATCAGTATGGCGGGCGCCGCGTCAATACCATCGTGATGCTTGCGGCTGCGGTGGCGACTTACTTCCTCACCTGGGCGCACACCTATCCGCAATTTTTGATCGCCGCGTTCTTCGTCGGTATTGCGGGCGGCTCGTTCGCGGTCGGCGTCGCCTATGTCTCCCGGTTCTATCCGGCTGGGAAGCAGGGCACTGCGCTTGGCATTTTTGGCGCAGGCAATGTTGGTTCCGCGGTCACCAAGCTCCTTGCGCCGTTCGTCATGGTCGCGTTCGGCTGGCAGGCGGTCGCGCAGGTCTGGGCTGTGGTTCTTGCGGTGATGGCGGTCATCTTCTGGATCTTCGCGGAGGAAGATCCGGTGATGCGCGAACGGCGCGCGCGCGGCGAAAAGCCGAAGAGCATGTGGCTCGAATTCGCCCCGCTCAAGAATATTCAGGTCTGGCGCTTCTCGCTCTATTACTTCTTCGTGTTCGGTGCATTCGTGGCGCTCGCACTGTGGCTGCCGCAGTACCTCATCAATGTTTACGGCGTCGATCTCAAGGCCGCCGGCATGATCGCGGCGATGTTTTCGATCCCGGCGTCGATCTTTCGTGCCTATGGCGGCCATCTCGCTGACCGCTACGGCGCGCGGCGGGTGATGTACTGGTCGCTTCTGGTTGGCGTCGCCTGCACCTTCATCCTGTCCTATCCGCCGACGGATTACGTGGTGCGGACCGTGACCGGCTCGATGGGCTTCCATCTCGAAATGGGCGTGGTGCCGTTCACGGTGACGGTGTTCGTGCTCGGTTTCTTCATGGCGCTGGGCAAGGCGGCGGTGTTCAGGCACATCCCGGTTTATTACCCCAACAATGTTGGCGTGGTCGGCGGCCTTGTCGGCATGATCGGCGGCCTCGGTGGTTTCGTGCTGCCGATAGCTTTCGGCGCGCTGAATGATCTGACCGGGTTGTGGACCAGCTGCTTTATGCTGCTGTTCCTTATCGTCACCGTCTCGCTGCTCTGGATGCATCTGGCTGTGCGGCAGATGGAGCGCGGCCTCGCCGGCGAGGCGCTGAGGAAGCTGCCGCAATTCCCCGAAATGGAGGAGATCCACAAGCCCGAGCACATCGGCGCTTTGGCTGGCGTCGTGCTCACCGACTGGCGGCCGGAGGATCGCGAGTTCTGGGAAACCAAGGGGCGCGCTATCGCGCGGCGCAATCTGTGGATTTCAATTCCGGCGCTGCTGCTGTCGTTCGCCATCTGGCAGGTCTGGTCGGTGGTGGTGGCGAAGCTGCCTTCGGTCGGGTTCAAGTTCACCACGGCGGAGTTGTTCTGGCTGGCGGCGCTGCCGGGTATCTCCGGCGCGGTGCTGCGCGTGTTCTACTCGTTCATGGTGCCGATTTTCGGCGGGCGACTATGGACGACGCTGGCGACATGGTCGCTGATGATCCCGGCGGTCGGCATCGGCTATGCGGTGCAGAACCCTTCGACACCTTACGTCGTGTTCCTGGCACTGGCGCTGTTATGCGGCTTCGGCGGCGGCAACTTTGCGTCCTCGATGGCCAATATCTCCTTTTTCTTCCCGCGTGCCGAGAAAGGCAACGCGCTCGCGCTGAATGCCGGCCTCGGCAATCTGGGCGTCAGCGTGGTGCAGTTCGTGGTGCCGCTCGTCATTACGGTTGGCGTACTCGGCTGGTTCGGCGGCGACCCGGTGATGGTGGCGGACGGCCCACGTCAGGTGCCGATGTGGCTGCAGAACGCCGGGTTCGTCTGGGTGCCCTTCATCGCCGCCAGCGCATTCGCTGCGTGGTTCGGCATGAACGATATCGCCTCAGCCAAGGCTTCGTTCTCCGATCAGGCGGTGATCTTCCAGCGCAAGCATAACTGGGTGATGTGCTGGCTCTACACCGGCACGTTCGGCTCCTTCATCGGTTACTCCGCGGGCTTCCCGCTGCTGGCGAAGGTTCTGTTCCCGAACATCAATGTGTTGCCGTTCGTCTTCCTCGGGCCGCTGGTCGGCGCGCTGTCGCGCTCGGCGACCGGCTGGATCGCGGACAAGTGGGGCGGCGGCCGCGTCACGCTGTGGGTGTTCGTGACGATGATGGCGGGCGTACTCGGGATTCTCTACTTCACCGGCATCAGGGAGCAGCCCGGCGCGTTCTGGGGATTCTTCGCGATGTTCCTCCTGATGTTCTTCGCCACCGGCGTCGGCAATGCGTCGACCTTCCAGATGATCCCGAACATCATGCGCAAAGAGATGGATCGCCTGATGCCGGAAGCCGACGCTGTCGCTCGCGCACGTCAGACGGAGAAGGAATCCGCCGCGATTACCGGATTTACCTCGGCGATCGCCGCATTCGGCGCGTTCTTCATCCCGAAGTCGTTCGGTACGTCGATCGACATGACCGGCGGCGTGGAAGCGGCGCTGTGGGGATTCTTCATCTTCTACGTCACCTGCGTAGCGATCACCTGGGCTGTCTACACTCGCAAGGGCGGCCTGCTTCATGACATCGAGCGGCGTGGTGCAACGGCGGTTGCCCAGCCGGCGCAGTAA